A genomic segment from Lutibacter sp. A80 encodes:
- a CDS encoding RidA family protein → MKKIINTPNAPAPIGPYNQAILTGNTLYTSGQIALNPQTGELVLDSIQKETTQVMENIKAVLEAAEMTFENVIKTSIFISDMKNFTEINEVYGSYFNSETAPARETVEVANLPKYVNVEISVIAIK, encoded by the coding sequence ATGAAAAAAATAATTAACACACCAAATGCTCCTGCACCAATAGGTCCATATAACCAAGCAATTTTAACAGGAAATACCTTATACACTTCAGGTCAAATAGCTTTAAACCCACAAACTGGTGAATTAGTTTTAGACTCTATACAAAAAGAAACTACGCAAGTTATGGAAAACATAAAAGCTGTTTTAGAAGCTGCTGAAATGACTTTTGAAAATGTTATAAAAACTTCAATTTTTATTTCTGATATGAAAAATTTCACTGAAATAAATGAAGTTTATGGAAGTTATTTTAACTCAGAAACAGCTCCAGCACGCGAAACTGTGGAAGTTGCAAATTTACCCAAATATGTAAACGTAGAAATTTCTGTGATTGCTATAAAGTAA
- a CDS encoding putative LPS assembly protein LptD, translated as MIIAISSINTAVYSQENKLSSSDTIPVIKKDTLLNLKATDTLLNSKQLDSVALKAKDSIKKPVELLENIIDHSADSLIKQDVLNNKIILYDNAYIKYGDIELNAGYIEIDNNTSSVTAKGIKDSVGVYSQLPVFKQGGQESTQDTIIFNFKSEKAKIWNLKTEQQGVIILGEVSKKHNDSVVFIENIKLTTSDKENPDYYIKIKKAKFIQDKKLVASTAQLVLADVPTPVVLPFAYIPLTKGRTSGFLMPTWGENNTQGYFLQNGGYYFVINDNFDLALLGDIYTNGSWGMRAESSYAKRYKYSGNFNFQYENLINSLKGFDDYSKATNYNIRWSHSQDSKASPNSRFSASVNMGSSQYFKQSNNEYNTNAFLNNNLSSSISYYKNFVGAPFNVSLSMTHSQNTNTEEITMTLPSLQLNMDRIYPFTGKNGAKNNAIQKIGLTYSLKGDNRITTTDEFFFKKQMFDDSKSGFQHNLTMNTNMKALKYFTISPSITYKDVWYFDRISKTFDDVQDAVVTDTISSFSRFNDYSASVSLGTTFYGMFKFKKGNIEAIRHVVRPSISYSYKPDFSDTFYEKVQQNAANPEEFLEYSPFSNGIYGGPSSGISNSLNFTLNNNLEAKLRKKDSTEGDAEKITLLNNLNFSSSYNMAADSLKWSPVGVNAGTKLFKDKLTLNVNATLDPYALDINGNKINTFNYNNGGSLFRLTNAGLTLNYSLESKKEKGDSEQNKQSEKAAANNSDGVFGESLTTTNQPNTDNNNSSTKEAELYGSKIPWTLKLAYALNYSNATRQKEISSNSLMFSGDIELTPKWGVGFSSGYDFKNQGFTYTQLRFSRDLDSWKLNFNWVPFGDRQTYYFFIGVKSSMLSDLKYDKRQTPDKALF; from the coding sequence TTGATAATTGCAATAAGCTCTATCAATACAGCTGTTTATTCTCAAGAAAATAAACTGAGTTCTTCTGATACCATACCAGTAATAAAAAAAGACACTTTATTAAATTTAAAAGCAACTGACACTTTATTAAACAGTAAACAATTAGATTCTGTTGCTTTAAAAGCTAAAGATTCTATTAAAAAACCTGTTGAATTACTTGAAAATATTATAGATCATAGTGCAGATAGTTTAATAAAACAAGATGTATTAAACAATAAAATTATTTTATATGACAATGCATATATTAAATATGGCGATATTGAACTAAACGCTGGCTATATTGAAATTGATAACAATACAAGCTCTGTAACCGCTAAAGGAATTAAAGATAGTGTTGGGGTATATTCTCAACTTCCTGTTTTTAAACAAGGTGGACAAGAATCTACACAAGACACTATTATTTTTAATTTTAAAAGTGAAAAAGCTAAAATCTGGAATTTAAAAACAGAACAACAAGGTGTTATTATTTTAGGAGAAGTAAGTAAAAAACATAATGATTCTGTTGTATTTATTGAAAATATAAAACTTACAACATCCGATAAAGAAAATCCGGATTATTATATAAAAATTAAAAAAGCTAAATTTATTCAAGACAAAAAACTAGTTGCAAGCACAGCACAACTGGTTTTAGCAGATGTACCAACACCCGTAGTATTGCCTTTTGCATACATTCCATTAACTAAAGGAAGAACTTCTGGTTTTTTAATGCCAACTTGGGGTGAAAACAATACACAAGGTTATTTTTTACAAAATGGTGGATATTATTTTGTTATAAACGATAATTTTGATTTGGCGCTTTTAGGAGATATCTATACCAATGGAAGTTGGGGAATGCGTGCAGAATCTAGTTATGCTAAACGCTATAAATATTCTGGAAATTTTAATTTCCAATATGAAAATTTAATAAACAGTTTAAAAGGCTTTGATGATTATTCTAAAGCAACAAATTATAATATTAGATGGAGCCACTCTCAAGATTCAAAAGCAAGTCCGAACTCACGGTTTTCAGCTTCTGTAAATATGGGTAGTAGTCAATATTTTAAACAATCTAATAATGAATACAATACAAACGCCTTTTTAAATAACAATTTAAGTTCTTCTATATCTTATTATAAAAACTTTGTAGGTGCACCGTTTAATGTGTCTTTATCTATGACACATTCTCAAAACACAAATACAGAGGAAATTACAATGACATTGCCTTCTTTGCAATTAAATATGGATAGAATTTATCCGTTTACAGGTAAAAATGGTGCAAAAAACAATGCCATACAAAAAATAGGGTTAACCTATTCTTTGAAAGGTGATAATAGAATTACAACTACCGACGAATTTTTCTTTAAAAAACAAATGTTTGACGACTCAAAGTCAGGTTTTCAACATAATCTTACAATGAATACCAATATGAAGGCGTTAAAATATTTCACTATTTCGCCTAGCATAACGTATAAAGATGTTTGGTATTTTGATAGGATAAGCAAAACATTTGACGATGTTCAAGACGCTGTGGTTACGGACACTATAAGTAGCTTTAGTAGATTTAATGATTATTCTGCTTCGGTTTCTTTAGGAACAACTTTTTATGGTATGTTTAAATTTAAAAAAGGAAATATTGAAGCTATAAGACATGTTGTTAGACCAAGTATTTCTTATAGTTACAAACCAGATTTTAGCGATACTTTTTATGAAAAAGTACAGCAAAATGCTGCAAATCCTGAAGAATTTTTAGAATATTCTCCTTTTTCTAACGGTATTTATGGAGGTCCAAGTTCTGGAATTTCTAATAGCTTAAACTTTACACTTAATAATAATTTAGAAGCTAAACTAAGAAAAAAAGATTCCACTGAAGGAGATGCAGAAAAAATTACTCTATTAAATAATTTAAACTTTTCTTCAAGTTATAATATGGCTGCAGATTCTTTAAAATGGAGTCCTGTTGGTGTAAATGCTGGAACTAAACTTTTTAAAGATAAATTAACATTAAATGTAAATGCAACATTAGACCCTTATGCTTTAGACATAAATGGAAATAAAATAAATACGTTTAACTACAATAACGGAGGTAGTTTATTTAGATTAACAAATGCTGGGCTTACTTTAAATTATTCTTTAGAAAGTAAAAAAGAAAAAGGAGACTCAGAACAAAATAAACAAAGTGAAAAAGCGGCCGCAAATAATTCCGACGGAGTGTTTGGAGAAAGCTTAACAACAACAAACCAACCAAATACAGACAATAATAATTCTTCTACCAAAGAAGCTGAACTATACGGATCTAAAATTCCTTGGACCCTAAAACTTGCTTATGCATTAAATTATTCTAATGCAACTAGACAAAAAGAAATCTCTTCTAACTCACTAATGTTTTCAGGTGACATAGAATTAACACCTAAATGGGGTGTCGGATTCTCCTCTGGTTACGATTTTAAAAATCAAGGATTTACCTACACACAACTTCGTTTTTCTAGAGATTTAGATAGTTGGAAACTTAATTTTAACTGGGTTCCGTTTGGAGATCGACAAACCTACTACTTTTTTATTGGTGTAAAATCTTCTATGTTAAGCGACTTAAAATACGATAAAAGACAAACACCAGACAAAGCGTTATTTTAG
- a CDS encoding N-acetylmuramoyl-L-alanine amidase has product MNSLLFSKIKISTKILGLFVFSCSILFNITTVFAQKNEFIVVLDAGHGGEDPGKVGYKNIKEKDIALKLVLQVGKLLEEKENIKVVYTRKKDVFIGLKDRGKIANKSNADLFVSIHCNAHNSNAYGAETWVLGTHANKQNFEVAKAENSVIEFEDNYKVIYKGFNPNSPESIIGLTLMQEEYLDQSIQLASIIQDEFTVKLKRKNRGVKQAGFVVLHQTYMPSILIETGFLTNAKEALFLNSKLGQQKFSKAIYNGVINYINQLTLNTVQSTSINEIEEVKTTNTQNIYTNVEFKVQIAAGRKLETKSYNFKGLKNVERIKVGSSYKYYYGNTSNYSEIEKFKKTAQSKGFKTAFIVAFKNGEKISVDEVLKKS; this is encoded by the coding sequence ATGAACTCACTACTCTTTTCTAAAATTAAAATATCAACGAAAATCTTAGGGCTTTTCGTATTTTCTTGTAGCATTCTTTTTAATATTACTACTGTTTTTGCACAAAAAAACGAATTTATTGTTGTGTTAGATGCTGGTCATGGAGGAGAAGATCCTGGAAAAGTTGGTTATAAAAATATTAAAGAAAAAGATATTGCTTTAAAATTAGTACTTCAGGTAGGTAAATTATTAGAAGAAAAAGAAAATATTAAAGTAGTTTACACAAGAAAAAAAGATGTTTTTATTGGTTTAAAAGATCGTGGTAAAATTGCAAATAAATCGAATGCAGATTTGTTTGTTTCTATACATTGTAATGCGCATAATTCAAATGCTTATGGAGCCGAAACTTGGGTGTTAGGAACGCATGCTAATAAACAAAATTTTGAAGTAGCAAAAGCCGAAAACTCGGTAATAGAATTTGAGGATAATTATAAGGTGATATATAAAGGGTTTAATCCAAATTCTCCAGAGTCTATTATTGGGCTTACATTAATGCAGGAAGAATATTTAGATCAAAGTATACAATTGGCAAGTATAATTCAAGATGAATTTACAGTAAAACTGAAAAGAAAGAATAGAGGAGTAAAGCAAGCTGGTTTTGTTGTTTTACACCAAACCTATATGCCAAGTATTTTAATAGAAACAGGTTTTTTAACAAATGCCAAAGAAGCATTGTTTTTAAATTCAAAATTAGGACAACAAAAATTTTCCAAAGCTATATACAATGGAGTTATAAATTATATAAATCAATTAACTCTTAATACAGTGCAAAGTACTTCTATAAACGAAATTGAGGAAGTAAAAACAACAAATACTCAGAATATATATACAAACGTAGAATTTAAAGTTCAAATTGCTGCAGGTAGAAAATTAGAAACAAAATCGTACAATTTTAAAGGTCTTAAAAATGTAGAAAGGATCAAAGTTGGAAGTAGTTATAAATACTATTATGGAAATACATCTAATTATTCTGAAATAGAAAAATTTAAAAAAACAGCCCAATCTAAAGGGTTTAAAACTGCATTTATAGTTGCTTTTAAAAATGGTGAAAAAATTTCAGTTGATGAAGTTTTAAAAAAATCGTAG
- a CDS encoding MlaD family protein → MKITRELKTGVISVFVIVLFIWGYNYLKGLNLFDGPVKTYFTEYNNVQGLNTASVVTINGVDVGKVVDIKFNKDEEKRGNLIVEFSVENDFEFSKNSIAKIYSASLMGGKSLAIVPSYEGETALPGDFLKGEIESDLFSSVSEKLNPLQAKIESVIKSADSLMTGLTDVLDVKSRESLKSSILELNTTVTNFKHASANVNKLIINNDEKLTKTLDNATLMTDNLAKLSDTLVNANLGLTIKNIENTVANLNNVLAGLENGDGTLGKLLTDEEMYANLTNASKELEELLREMKLHPKRFVHFSLFGKKDKGYTPEEKK, encoded by the coding sequence TTGAAAATTACCAGAGAATTAAAAACAGGAGTTATATCTGTATTTGTAATTGTATTATTTATATGGGGTTATAATTATTTAAAAGGACTTAATTTATTTGATGGTCCTGTAAAAACGTATTTTACTGAATATAATAATGTCCAAGGTTTAAATACTGCAAGTGTGGTTACAATAAATGGTGTAGATGTTGGAAAAGTTGTGGATATTAAATTTAATAAAGACGAAGAAAAAAGAGGGAATTTAATTGTTGAATTTAGTGTTGAAAATGATTTCGAATTTTCGAAAAATAGTATCGCAAAAATTTATAGTGCTAGCTTAATGGGAGGGAAATCTCTTGCTATTGTGCCTTCTTATGAAGGTGAAACAGCGCTTCCTGGAGATTTTTTAAAAGGAGAAATAGAATCAGATTTATTTTCATCAGTTAGTGAAAAATTAAACCCATTACAAGCCAAAATAGAAAGTGTAATTAAAAGTGCAGACTCTTTAATGACTGGCTTAACAGATGTTTTAGATGTTAAAAGTAGGGAAAGTTTAAAATCTAGTATTTTAGAATTAAATACTACGGTTACTAATTTTAAACATGCTTCAGCTAATGTAAATAAGTTAATTATTAATAATGACGAAAAATTAACCAAAACATTAGATAATGCTACGCTAATGACCGATAATTTAGCAAAGCTTTCAGATACTTTAGTAAATGCTAATTTAGGACTTACAATAAAAAATATTGAAAATACAGTAGCTAATTTAAATAATGTATTAGCAGGTTTAGAAAACGGAGATGGTACTTTAGGTAAACTATTAACCGATGAAGAAATGTATGCTAATTTAACCAATGCTTCAAAAGAATTGGAAGAATTATTGAGAGAAATGAAATTACATCCTAAACGATTTGTTCATTTTTCACTATTTGGAAAAAAAGATAAAGGTTATACTCCAGAAGAAAAAAAATAA